The nucleotide window CATATATATAGAATACAATAATACTCATAAACAGAATAAACTGGTAAGCTAGCCCCCACCAGCTAAATTTTGGATACTTCTCAGTTAGAAATGAGCATACCAAAGCAACTAACCAAGCCATAATACTTATGGAAATTGTAGATATCACGAACGGATCTCCGATCAGATTTCCCACATTACAGCTATGCCTAACATGTGGAGAGTATCTCTGTTGTCTTGCTTCTGCAACCCTTGAAGTCATTCTGAGTTCAATATATGGCAATAGCACCAGTCAAATTAAGCTTAACAGCAACTAACGTGTGTATAAAAAGGCTTTGTTTAAAAGTTGCTTTGTTATGCGAGGTGTAATATTTTACTAGTATAAAGATGAAATAATATTCGCGATCCTATCAAATTCATGTAGAAACGGTTTAAGAAGCCCATGTAAGCAAGAAGAGCCGGGATGTGTATTTAAAATAGTCATAAGGAACTACTGACAATGGTACTCCAATTACTCGCACGCAATAAGTTCCAAGGCAAGTTGTTTAGTAATCGAGCGTATCTACGTTGCCCATTTGAGTGTAAGAGTGAGGTCGCGAGATAACAAGATTTCGAGGCTTTACGTGGCTTATGGGAGGAACGTAATCTATATATAAATTAGTTTGCTTAAGTTAGATACCTTTGGTTTAATTTCGGGACCTTGTAAGCGGCTGAAGCAGGTATGCAGATAACATTTGGATGAAGTTTTCAGATACTACGAAGCAGTTTGACATTTGACAGCTATGGGAAATACGTAGAAGTTTGTAGGTCTCTGTAGTTTAGCCACTTTAGTGGCTGGCATTAAATAATAGTGCAGCAGTTAGGCAGATGGTCATCACAAAAAACCCCCATATAGTTAGTAGCAGCGATAGGTTCTTTAGCAGCCTGAGTTGGAACGGAACGCCCAGAGGATGGTGCTCGGATCCTATTAACTGGTAACCAAATATTCCTGGTAGGATGAATGAAATGGAGGTTGAGCCAGTTGCGCCGACAATTGCCAAGACTCTTGCTAGAGAGGTCACGGAGATGGCGATGAGGTAAGACAAGATGAGTATTGCAGTCGTTATAATGACGAAGCGGAAATCATCTAAGGGCACTAGTTTGACGCGGGTTGAGGGATCTTCTTCTGAGATGTACTCGCTGGAGATGTCGTACGCTGGAGAAGGCGCCGTAGGCGACATCTCGTTTCTTATTAAGCCGGAGTTTTCAAGTTCTCTAGGCTGGGCAACAGGTTCTGTGAAATAGTGCCATATGTGGTTTATAGAGACTCTTGCAGGGTGGCACTGTAGTGGAAATGCTAGCATGACAAGTAGAAGTATGGCAACCCTCCCGATGGTGCTAGAAAGCGCTTGTGGGTATAGAGTGATGATGTTGCCGGTGATGTTGTTGCCAAAAGTAAGGTAACCCAACCCACCAATAGTAACGTAGAGCACCACTGCGAGTGAAATCGAGGTGGTCACAACCTTCACGCATCCTCTTATAGAGTTGTCTCGCAACTCGTTTACAATCGAAAACATATTGTGATGGCAAGTGTAGGCGAACACAAATATAGGGAAAGTGCTCAACATAGACCCTAGTGACGTCTCTTCCGGTAACCAGAACGACACAGTACCCCGATTCTGCTCGATTTCTGGCGATGGGAACAAGAATCTGGTCACAACAAGCACACATAAGTATGCTACGGACGATACCGCCACCATCGACGCGTATTTCAACGAATCTAACCTCCTCATGAAGCTCAAAGGTGTCACAACAAGTAACATACACACCGATATAAGGATATTTCGATCCAATAACCATCTATTGCTCGTAAAGTTGATCATGATTTGCGGTAACAAGTCTCCAACTACAACCAAGTATGAGATCCCGACCCCAAAGCACTTGATCGCAATAGCAAAGTCAAATACCACACTTAATGCAGGATAAGTGATCTGTGATAGCGAGAAGAACGAAGCATGTCTAGATGGGACGTAGGTAGATACGTAGCTCTGTAAAAGAAGACCAGTGATCGAACAAAATCCACAAAACGTTATGAGAAAGAAACCCAACACTAAGCCGTAAGGCTTAAAAGCAAAGGGCATAGCTAGTATTCCAGCTCCACATGCCGTGTGTAATAGCGTCAATACCCCTGATTGTGGACTAGATGTCATGCTTAACCTTTTTGGTCGTTCGATGATGGCAGTCGCGATGTTCACAgtgtattattattattaacGTGTCATCAATGGAAAGGGTTATATAACGTCGAGACGGTTTTTATAGTAAATAGCATAGTTCGACTCTTCTAATAAAAGCATAGTTCATGATACTATTGGGGTTACTGGGCTTAGATTTACCAATGTTGGTTGTCATTACTGCTTTTATTGGTGTTTGTGCTTGTTCTCAGCATAATTGGAACTCCAACTTCTCATTTAGATATGAAATACTACTTATAAGGGTAAACATACGGAAAACCACCCCAGATCTATGAATGAGTATTTGAATATGTACAAGTAAATTTGCGAGTGGCGATGCAACAAAGGATGCTTAGTAACCTTTCCGCTTTGCATCTTTCACGACTTCTATCAGACTCTTGAAACCCTTCATAAACTCCTTTCTATGCTTTTGAGATCTCTGTTGTTCCTTTGCTTTACCAGGCTTTAAATAGAAACGTTGCTGTCTCTTTTCCTCAGCTATTTCATTAGATCTGATAATGCTGTTCAGCCTTTGAAATGCTCTCATAGTATTCCCATTGAACACTGCAACGGTCCGGCCGGCCATAGGCCCAGTCAACTTTGATCCTAGAGCATCGTCCCTGGGGGACAACATTGACAGTAGATCGACCTTTCCCCCAGGAGCAGAACTTGAATTTTCATTTGAAATCGCAGTAGGATTGGCGGCTTTGTTACTTATAGCCTTGAACAGTGACGAGTCGAAGAGTGGTCTTGAGTCTTGAGCAGCTTTTATTGTGGTAGAAAACGACCTGGCTACAAAAGGCCTTGCTAATACAGGCTTGAACATCTTCTCGGGGGTTCTAAGGATGCCTTTTGGTGCGTTTTAGAAGGGTCTTTGGCGATGTTACGTTCTATAACCATGCTTGAAAAATTTGGCTATAATTTTCTAAAAGCGTACTAAGCAACGTACAGTACATCGACAACTAACACCTAATAGCAAGAAGTATGTCTGAAGAGGAGGCTAAAGAGATCAAGAATGAAGATGTAGAAGTAGATTCTGCCGTCGATACCCCGGTAGACGAATCAGCTTccaaaaagaagaagaagaagaagaagaagtctAAGAATGCTCCAAAGAACATCGCCCTCATATATCCTGATGAAAAGTATCCTGAGGGTGAATGGATGGACTATGGCCAAGACTTCAACACCAAACGGGTTACGGACGAAGAAAAGCGCTACTTGGAACGTGACAGGGAGCATGAACAGCGCTGGAATGATATTCGTAAGGCCGCGGAAATCCACCGTCGGGTAAGAAAGCATGTGCAAAACAGAATTCAGCCTGGTATAACGCTTACGGAGATTGTAGAGATGGTGGAAAATGCGACAAGGAAGTACACAGGGACGGACGTGGGCGGTTCGCATGTTAACAGGCCAAAGTCGCAAGGTGTAGCGTTCCCCACAGGCGTGTCGCTGAACCACTGCGCGGCGCATTTTACGCCCAATGCAGGCGACACAACGGTTCTCAAGTATGAAGATGTAATGAAGGTGGATTTTGGTGTCCACGTTAACGGCTATATCGTTGACTCTGCCTGGACTGTAGCTTTCGACCCTAAGTACGACCCTCTTCTTGACGCAGTTCGCGATGCCACCAACACCGGTATAAAGGAAGCAGGCATTGATGTCCGTCTAACGGACATTGGAGAAGCCATCCAGGAGGTCATGGAGTCCTACGAGGTCACTCTCGATGGCAAAACCTTCCAGGTAAAGCCCTGCCGCAACCTCTGCGGCCATAATATCGCTCCTTATAGAATTCACGGCGGTAAGTCCGTGCCCATCGTCAAGAATGGCGATGAAACGAAGATGGAAGAGGGCGAGCACTTTGCAATTGAAACCTTCGGCACTACTGGCCGCGGTTACGTCGTGCAGAGAGGCGAGTGTTCCCACTACGCCCGCGCGGCCGATGTAGACGCCCAACCGTCTCTACTAAGAGCTAAAGCTCTACTAAAAACTATTAACGAAAACTTTGGCACTCTACCATGGTGCAGGCGCTACCTTGATAGACTAGGAGAGGAAAACTACCTTTACGCACTCAATCACATGGTTAAGCAAGGCATTATTCAGGATTACCCTCCTCTGAACGATATCTACGGTTCTTACACTGCACAGTACGAGCATACCATTCTGTTGCATCCCCATAAGAAGGAGGTGGTCTCCAAAGGAGACGACTACTAATCCTACGCATATAATTCCCTTGATATATAGCACTTAAATAACCCACATAACCGCCAAAGCTCAACCCCCAACTTAAAGTTACCCTGCTGTGAATTTCGCGACTTTATACACCCAAACACCTCATTCGACCCTATCCTGGAGGCGGCGTTGGCATAACCAAAACATGCCATTGCTATAGTGGTTAGAAATAACGAGAATCCACACCATCTTTATAAAGACAAATCAGATAGCATAAACTATAGGATGATCGAGATTGTACCAGAAGTGATCGAGATTGTACCAGAAGTGTTGGAGTATAAGCGTATGTTACGATGAATTATTTGTTATACAAGATTCTACTTTACGTGTGTGTTGTATTTAGTGATTGTGTCCCAATTCAAAACTACTTGATATAGTACTTTGGTAACACTGTTTGTTAATGCTGAAGTGTGCTTTTGGACTGATCTGGCTGTTGAGTATACTTAGGAATGCGTGCTTGAACGTTTGGTAGCGATTTAAGCCGTTTCAATATGCGACGTTGGATGTCGATAAAGTTAATTAGGAATATCCCCTTATCAATCCATTGTTTATGAAGGGATTTTAAAGAGCTAAAACAACAGACATTGAGTGGCATGGGACCGATCTTTGTTTTAGGAGGTAATTGAATACTAACTAGTTGACAGCACCATTTTCGACGTCGTCTACGGAACATGTGACGATAAAGAACAAGAGCAAGGAGAAGGTGGCCTTCAAAGTGAAGACTACGGCTCCAAAAATTTACTGTGTAAGACCGAACGCAGCTGTGGTTGCTCCAGGGGAAGAAGTGCAAATTCAAGTGATTCTACTTGGTTTAAGTGAAGAACCTGCTCCTGACTTCAAGTGTAAGGACAAGTTTCTTCTAATAACTCTACCTGCACCATATGATTTGGGGGAGACTACTGTTGCTGAAGCATGGCCTCAGCTTGAAGCCGAGTTCAAAGATCAAGCAATGTCTAAGAGAATTAGGGTTAAGTACTTGATGTCTCACGCATCCAAGAATGAAGGCGAGAAGAGCCCTGCTGATGCTGCGGGAGCAGCATCTGCTGCTCCCGCAACAGAAGCCATAGGGGCTACCTCTGCTTCGGCCGGCAGGGGTCATGATTTGAAAGAAGGTGTGGATACTGCTCAGGAAAAGGTCGTAGATAATGCGCCAAGGGTGGCCAATCCGGTTAATCGTCCAGCTTCACAAACAACTGCAATTAAGCACAAGGAGCGAGCATCGCTATCTAACAACCAGGAACCCGTATCTGCGTTCAATCCCGCCTTGGTGTTGGCGCTTGCGTTGCTAGCACTGGCTTTGGGCTGGTTGTATTATTAATTAACACTTAAAACATTGTTATACCCAAATCCCACAGCAGCGACAAAATAGATACTCTACGCTCGGAGCGTATTTGTATCACCATTACTATAATCTCTGTATTTGCTTATTTTTAACAAGTTATATCCACTTCCGTAATGAGCTTTCTGCTCTCACGAGCCTCCTTCTGATGTTGCACGAACCTTAAGAGAACACCCTATCAGTGCAAAGATCGCTTGtttaaaatatacaatTCATTTATTAAAAAGTAAACTAATTAAGTTCCTTCTCTTAAATTCAAGCTTCCAAAGCTAGTCTAGCCTTAGCGTTGGTGACCTTGATACCCAAAGCCTTAGCTCTGGTCAAGATGGTGGCTCTGTTCTTGGAAGAAACGTTGTGGGCAATTTCAGCAGCGTAGGATTTAGTGCACATCATCAAAACTTCTAAGTCCTTAATGTTGGAAACCAAGTAGATCTTGTGACCAGATGGGGACATGAACTTGGTCTTCTTGTTAGAACCATAACCGATGGTTGGCTCAGAGATGTTACCTCTGAATCTTCTTCTGACAACGGAGTCAATACCCTTTTGCTTTCTCCAGTTCTCAGCGACTCTGTGGTAACGGTCAGAGTGATGACGCTTGAACTTCTTGGTGTGTTTCTTCACAATCTTTGGGTGTGGTAGAGAAGCAGCcatctttaaaatagtTAGTAACTGTAATTATTAAGCTTTGCGTCGAGTAAGTGAAGTATATTGGAGGGCTTCAACTGTTGGAAAATATTGTTCCACCTGACTGCCTTATTATATCTGAAGTTTTACAATGAAGTTGTCTCCTGGATCGACGATTTATTGTCCTCTACAGGGCCATTCGACGTATATCAAAAATAAACTATTCCCCAACACAATACTAACACATTCAACTGCCATCATATACTAGCACTATAGCACATACCTTTACTTTAACGTTCTTGCCTTTCTTTTAGCTTGAAACTTAGACTATGCAATCTTTAACCAATGTATATTGGTTTTTTACTATTAGCTATCTTCCGGTAGGCCAGTTGCTCCTGTCCGTTGGGCTACATCTCCAAGCTAGGCGGAGTGGGTTCACGCGCGCTCCGCCTAGCCTCGGGCTAACAGCTGCCGCGTAGGCAGAAATCCCAGCCTAGACCCAGGGCAGGGTTCAGACTGTACAGTGAGTCTTAGACCCAAGTCTAAATATAATTACAGACAGCACCCACACATCATGTGCAGTACAATGTACGGATGCACAGTCATCAAACCTTCCGTTCGTCCGTATGGTTTCTGTTATCACAAGTTACGGATTGTTTAGAATTGGCAACTTCCAAAGCAAACTTAAATGGTAACATGATTAAAATCTTATTAGCTAGTAAGGAACAAGGATGCTGAATTTGTTATAAGGAGAGATCACCTTACTCCCCACACTTAAAAACAAAGGGATAGCTAAACTAGCAGCAGAATACGGCTTTAGTCTTTTGAATTATAGAACAAGTGCAAGACCCTTTTGTATATATTAAGCTGCAGTCATCATTGGTTTAAGGTATACAGTATATCTGTCGTTCAAAAACTTGCACATAAAAGCAAACTAGAAAATACAAGGTTAGAGACAATTAATTAGATTAGAAGAAAGTTTTCTATGGGTGGAGTAATGCATGAAAATTCCACGCTACCAGCGTACTACTATTACGTTGATCCTGATGGACCAGCTTATGAACCTCAGCAACCAAATCCACTAGATGACCTTATATCAGTTTATGGATTACAGGATATTTCAAGACAGGTAGCTAGAACTAATCCTGATGGTACAAAGGCCGTTAAGTTGCGGAAATCGTTTAAAAATCAAATACAGGACCTGTCGGGAAAGTTTTCCGTGATACCAAGTAGAGCTAATGGTAAGGGAGGAGAAATTTCTTCAATTGTTTTCCAGAATAATGGCGATATGATGCCACAATTGAGTAAAGAAAGCGGAAGCATGTCAAGAGAAGAGTGGCGAAAATTAGTTATGAACCAAGACAAAGCCCTGTTTGAACAGTCTGCGATAGACTGGGATATGTGCTCGAACGTGATATCTCAATTTGACCGGAGCTATCCTGGAGAATTTAAGAATCAAGGGTTTGAAGTGGAGGATCTGGCATTTGACTTGGATGGTACAGGAAACACCAACAATAGTGGGTATAGTGCTGTAAGTGGTCTGAAAAACAAGAAGCGGAAGAGTAAATCGAACGGATCTTCAATGGCAACTCCAAATAGCGATATACAAGAGGATctaaaaagaagaagattgGAATGAATGGTTACCAAGAGGCAGGATTAGCTATCTCGGTGCGGTGCTTGATACTTAACGCCGATAGCATTGTAATAGGCATGTAGGAATACAAGTCTACAAGCATATGGGAATAATATGTATAGTTACGATTTTACTACGCAGCTGGAATAGATTACGACAAAAATACCACGATTCTGAAATTAACCTTCATCAGGCCGGAACTATGA belongs to Eremothecium sinecaudum strain ATCC 58844 chromosome IV, complete sequence and includes:
- the AVT5 gene encoding amino acid transporter (Syntenic homolog of Ashbya gossypii AGL285C; Syntenic homolog of Saccharomyces cerevisiae YER119C (AVT6) and YBL089W (AVT5)), which translates into the protein MTSSPQSGVLTLLHTACGAGILAMPFAFKPYGLVLGFFLITFCGFCSITGLLLQSYVSTYVPSRHASFFSLSQITYPALSVVFDFAIAIKCFGVGISYLVVVGDLLPQIMINFTSNRWLLDRNILISVCMLLVVTPLSFMRRLDSLKYASMVAVSSVAYLCVLVVTRFLFPSPEIEQNRGTVSFWLPEETSLGSMLSTFPIFVFAYTCHHNMFSIVNELRDNSIRGCVKVVTTSISLAVVLYVTIGGLGYLTFGNNITGNIITLYPQALSSTIGRVAILLLVMLAFPLQCHPARVSINHIWHYFTEPVAQPRELENSGLIRNEMSPTAPSPAYDISSEYISEEDPSTRVKLVPLDDFRFVIITTAILILSYLIAISVTSLARVLAIVGATGSTSISFILPGIFGYQLIGSEHHPLGVPFQLRLLKNLSLLLTIWGFFVMTICLTAALLFNASH
- the MRP21 gene encoding mitochondrial 37S ribosomal protein bS21m (Syntenic homolog of Ashbya gossypii AGL284C; Syntenic homolog of Saccharomyces cerevisiae YBL090W (MRP21)) — its product is MFKPVLARPFVARSFSTTIKAAQDSRPLFDSSLFKAISNKAANPTAISNENSSSAPGGKVDLLSMLSPRDDALGSKLTGPMAGRTVAVFNGNTMRAFQRLNSIIRSNEIAEEKRQQRFYLKPGKAKEQQRSQKHRKEFMKGFKSLIEVVKDAKRKGY
- the MAP2 gene encoding methionine aminopeptidase (Syntenic homolog of Ashbya gossypii AGL283W; Syntenic homolog of Saccharomyces cerevisiae YBL091C (MAP2)), whose product is MSEEEAKEIKNEDVEVDSAVDTPVDESASKKKKKKKKKSKNAPKNIALIYPDEKYPEGEWMDYGQDFNTKRVTDEEKRYLERDREHEQRWNDIRKAAEIHRRVRKHVQNRIQPGITLTEIVEMVENATRKYTGTDVGGSHVNRPKSQGVAFPTGVSLNHCAAHFTPNAGDTTVLKYEDVMKVDFGVHVNGYIVDSAWTVAFDPKYDPLLDAVRDATNTGIKEAGIDVRLTDIGEAIQEVMESYEVTLDGKTFQVKPCRNLCGHNIAPYRIHGGKSVPIVKNGDETKMEEGEHFAIETFGTTGRGYVVQRGECSHYARAADVDAQPSLLRAKALLKTINENFGTLPWCRRYLDRLGEENYLYALNHMVKQGIIQDYPPLNDIYGSYTAQYEHTILLHPHKKEVVSKGDDY
- the SCS22 gene encoding phospholipid metabolism-regulating protein SCS22 (Syntenic homolog of Ashbya gossypii AGL282W; Syntenic homolog of Saccharomyces cerevisiae YER120W (SCS2) and YBL091C-A (SCS22); 1-intron in Ashbya gossypii) translates to MIEIVPEVIEIVPEVLEYKPPFSTSSTEHVTIKNKSKEKVAFKVKTTAPKIYCVRPNAAVVAPGEEVQIQVILLGLSEEPAPDFKCKDKFLLITLPAPYDLGETTVAEAWPQLEAEFKDQAMSKRIRVKYLMSHASKNEGEKSPADAAGAASAAPATEAIGATSASAGRGHDLKEGVDTAQEKVVDNAPRVANPVNRPASQTTAIKHKERASLSNNQEPVSAFNPALVLALALLALALGWLYY
- the RPL32 gene encoding 60S ribosomal protein eL32 (Syntenic homolog of Ashbya gossypii AGL281C; Syntenic homolog of Saccharomyces cerevisiae YBL092W (RPL32); 1-intron in Ashbya gossypii) codes for the protein MAASLPHPKIVKKHTKKFKRHHSDRYHRVAENWRKQKGIDSVVRRRFRGNISEPTIGYGSNKKTKFMSPSGHKIYLVSNIKDLEVLMMCTKSYAAEIAHNVSSKNRATILTRAKALGIKVTNAKARLALEA
- the ROX3 gene encoding Rox3p (Syntenic homolog of Ashbya gossypii AGL280W; Syntenic homolog of Saccharomyces cerevisiae YBL093C (ROX3)); translation: MGGVMHENSTLPAYYYYVDPDGPAYEPQQPNPLDDLISVYGLQDISRQVARTNPDGTKAVKLRKSFKNQIQDLSGKFSVIPSRANGKGGEISSIVFQNNGDMMPQLSKESGSMSREEWRKLVMNQDKALFEQSAIDWDMCSNVISQFDRSYPGEFKNQGFEVEDLAFDLDGTGNTNNSGYSAVSGLKNKKRKSKSNGSSMATPNSDIQEDLKRRRLE